In Apium graveolens cultivar Ventura chromosome 10, ASM990537v1, whole genome shotgun sequence, the following are encoded in one genomic region:
- the LOC141690397 gene encoding uncharacterized protein LOC141690397: MARNCYVAALNADETGGRVLHIKDMNVYKNEKHRGKAAEDLVPIPLDSFNSDKVTYIEASFEKPLKGRLTKFFQENGDMFSWTLSYMPGIDPNLLTHKLNVDLTQKAVKYEIPRILVIDNGAQFNNKEFKRHCEENEIELQFTSVAHPQANGQAKMANRILRDWTTCRVTAGATPFMLAYGEEAFIPVEISHSSPRIQAYNLEENNECQRLALDLIDEVREEENARIVEYKKKASFYYNIRVKERFFKQGDLVLKRWKRLE; encoded by the exons ATGGCCCGAAATTGCTATGTTGCAGCACTTAACGCTGATGAAACCGGGGGGCGGGTCCTCCACATAAAAGACATGAATGTCTACAAGAACGAAAAGCATCGAGGGAAGGCTGCTGAGGACTTGGTCCCAATTCCCCTAGACTCGTTCAACTCGGATAAGGTCACATACATTGAAGCATCTTTTGAAAAGCCCCTAAAAGGCCGACTGACCAAGTTCTTTCAAGAGAATGGTGATATGTTTTCTTGGACATTATCTTATATGCCCGGGATTGATCCCAACCTTTTAACTCATAAGTTGAACGTCGATCTGACTCAAAAGGCTGTCAA aTATGAGATTCCCCGAATCTTGGTAATCGATAATGGAGCACAGTTTaataacaaggaattcaaaaggCATTGTGAAGAGAATGAGATAGAACTACAGTTCACTTCCGTAGCCCACCctcaagctaatgggcaagcgaAGATGGCAAATCGGATTCTCCGAGATTG GACCACATGTAGAGTCACAGCAGGAGCAACACCCTTTATGTTAGCATACGGGGAAGAAGCATTCATTCcggtagagatatcacattcgtctccGAGAATCCAAGCATACAATCTTGAAGAAAATAACGAATGccaaagattagccctggatttaatagATGAAGTGCGGGAAGAAGAAAATGCAAGGATTGTAGAATATAAAAAGAAAGCTTCTTTTTATTACAACATTAGGGTAAAAGAAAGATTCTttaagcaaggagatttggtctTAAAAAGGTGGAAGCGTCTAGAGTAG